A segment of the Arachis hypogaea cultivar Tifrunner chromosome 5, arahy.Tifrunner.gnm2.J5K5, whole genome shotgun sequence genome:
TAGAGATGTAGTGTATATCTTAGTGAGTTAGTGGTCAAATTTCTTGCATCTTGATAGAATGATGTGTTTGAATCATGGTGTGTAAATCCAAATCAAAAGGTTCAGGAATTGATTTCAAGGGTTGGTTGCAACACATGCAAACCGCCGCACATGCATTTGTATGACCAACCACCGGTACCTCTagtcattcttttattttttttctcaagaGATTTCATATCCGTACAACACATAGATATAGATATAGTGTCCCTACATCCTAGATTATAAATTGAGTTCCGTTGCTACAAATTTAAGAGACATAAAGTCATATATAGAACATATTCAAAgtgcatcaaattaaatttaaactagCTACATCCAAATTATACTAAGAACAAGTCCTACAACCAAGTATATAATCCAATTTTGATTGCACAAATGGTTTGAAGAAGACGGtgcaggaggaggaggaggaggcagTAATGGTGGTGGAGGGGGAGGAGATGGGGGAggaggtgatggtgatggtggtggtggaggaggttgagAAGGAGGTggaggtgatggtgatggtggcgGGGGAGAATGATAATGTGGAGGTGGAGGAGGAGGCTCATCATGATGAGGAGGATGTGGTGGCGGCGACGTTGGTGGTGGAGGAGAATCTTCATGAGGAGGAACAGGAGGTGGCGGAGGCGGCGTTTGGCAGAAATTATAACCATACCAAGTGTCATTGGGAATGAAAGTGTTGAAATTGAAAGTAACATGATGTTCTAAGTGTTGGGAATAGATTTGGACAGTTTGAGGCATCCAACCCTTAAAATTGGAACCACATCTTCTTAGGTATGCAAAACATATGTTTTGTGTGCATGGACCCTCTCTATGGAATGTGTCTGAGGCACATTGTCCAAATGTCTCTGATATTGGATAACCATCCAATCTTGGTGCAAATACCTGATCCaaagaaacatacaaaatggAATACTTTGAAATCACTCCAGctttgttaactaattaaatgTATACATACATGtacaaattttcatgttttgaggttttttttttttatcactttgAATATGTTCATTACACCTAATCACTCATGAAGCTAGTTTAGATAACAACTTCCTAACTAATTAACTCATTAATCAATAATGTTCATACTAGTACTAGAAATGGCTTCAAAAAACAACAAATATTTAGTTTGgaattgtattatttatttatttgtacatTATGTTCCACTAGGAGGTAGTTTATTGATATCAAACTCAATCTAAAGatggaaaacaaaaattcaaagttAAAGTGGAGTTAAATACCCAAATTCAAAGGCCAAAGAATGAGTGTGAATGAAGTTGATAAAGAGTTTAAtattagaaatttaaataaataaaataaaatatctttccttGCTTTTGGTCTACCCTACCAAAACAGAGGAAATAGACCACTTTTCTGCCAAAAGTGAGCAATAGTGCTCTAAGTTAGATACATCATTTAGTTTCAGAAGCAAGTTTCCAACAATTCCATTAGCTATTAGCATTGCAGCAAGCTTCTAGCCAAGTTACTATttattaaagaatttaattttgatacactggtaatactctaaaaaaattttatatgtacATTTACTATATAAtaacacatcaataaaaataattatcttttcaaattgatcatgtaaataatcataaaaaaacagatttttagaattttcgaggTAAGTTTTAATACCATATCTAAATTCAAAagtttaaataaacaaaaaatattcatataaataattatataggtGGAAATTCAGATGCAGTCGACTTCAGGTGAAGTTGATAActaagagccgttagatgatttgactgatttgactaaattttcatctaatggctctcaactattaacttcacgaagccaactgcacctgagttttcaccatattttattttaataattgagTTTGGGTTCTTCGGAAACATTGCTATAACCACATGacatttttcttttccaaaataaaataaactagtaAAGTTAGCATGTAATGAGCAACATATATAACACTGAATACCCATGATTCTGAGTTCAATTTCTGTTGTTCATACCTTATTATACCTCCTAGAGCAATATATAACTGAATATTTTAATAAGAATCCAATCTTTTAgcagattaaaataaaatgaagggaaaaaaagaaaaaagagaaaacctGGTTGCCATGAGCATCTCCAAAGACAATACTAATCTGATCTGTAGTAAACTTTGGTGAAGAACAACTTGTATTTATTGTTACCAAGTAAGAACAATTCTTTGCACTCCTCATCtatccccaaaaaaaaaaaaaaaaaaacgcacacacacacacaaataaACAACATATAATTAATACATAGGAAATAACAAAAAAGAAGTCATTTTCTTGTTAATAAAACTtatatttttcctattttttatctttttattttaattttattgggttccATGAAAACCCAGTTACCTGAATATAGCCAACACTGAAAGAATCATCAGCAGCATGAGGAATAATTTTGGACTCAGAGACTGAAAGTGCCAATCcaaaggcaaagaagagaaaCAGAACAAGATGAGGAACAACAACAACTTCTTTCATATTCATCTTTTCTGATGAATAGGGTTGTTGTTGAGaggaattataaaagaaaatgggATATGGTATGGGTTTGCATGCACAAAACTCAATGCATCTCCTTTAATAATGCAAATAGAAAAGCTGAAACATTGTCCAATGAACAAAGGGCAAATGTGACATTATCATTCTATAGCTTGTCAATTACTCACTCTTATTATTcattatgatttatgaataagtCTTGTGTTAGCCGTACATTTAGCATCTAAGCTAaagttttttactttttacttattTGATACTACATACACTTTAACTTTACATGAAAATTGAAGCCTATAAATAGTAATTTCCCTTCTGCGTGTTGCACGAGCCATATCTGTtgttaaatatctttttttttaaatagttttgcAATAAATTAATGTTTTTTTATGTCATAAAAGAAATTCAAACTCTGGTTAACAAAAGTTATGAATTTATTTGCTTTTTgaaagttttattattatttgttaattaaatagtAGAGCAATAAAAAATGAAGTAGGTTTCTAGATATGATAACCCAATAAGCATCCATAATCTTTACAGCATGAAAAATGTCTTTTTATTGTTGGACCTAGAAATAAACTACACCAACCGTGAAAATAACTAATATTATATGTAAGGTCATTTTCTATTCATCAGATATTTGAAAGATAATTACCCTTTAGCCATACTATATGTCTAACTCGTGATTTCATCATTTGAACCGAATTTCATATACATCGCTTGTTGAAAAGAAGGGACACACATAAATGGTAGAAGCCATACACGTAGCCATACTTTAAGACTTTATATGAAAGAAGCAGAAAAAATCTCATTCCATCATGTGTAGTGTATTATTATAGCCCCTTATTAATACCTATTAATGCTCATTGAAAACCATACTATCGACATTATCGACATTATATTACTATTTTAGCACTTTATtttattaagaacaaaaatattatttatacactaaaattaattattaacatcaattattatatatttttatataatatatatataatttaatttattttaaatgtatattttat
Coding sequences within it:
- the LOC112801709 gene encoding embryo-specific protein ATS3B, which gives rise to MNMKEVVVVPHLVLFLFFAFGLALSVSESKIIPHAADDSFSVGYIQMRSAKNCSYLVTINTSCSSPKFTTDQISIVFGDAHGNQVFAPRLDGYPISETFGQCASDTFHREGPCTQNICFAYLRRCGSNFKGWMPQTVQIYSQHLEHHVTFNFNTFIPNDTWYGYNFCQTPPPPPPVPPHEDSPPPPTSPPPHPPHHDEPPPPPPHYHSPPPPSPSPPPPSQPPPPPPSPSPPPPSPPPPPPLLPPPPPPAPSSSNHLCNQNWIIYLVVGLVLSIIWM